A region of the Parafrankia irregularis genome:
CTGACCGACTCGGACCGGCGCGTCTACACCGCGTACGCGCAGGCCGAGCAGTTCAAGAGCTTCCAGAAGGTGGACGTCTCCTTCGACCAGGATCCGCCCATGGAGCTGACCCACGCGATGCGCACCACGGGGACCTGCCGCCGATTCCGGCCGGACCCGGTGCCTGACGACGTCCTGGTCGAGGCGTTCGACGCGGCCCGGTTCGGGCCGCAGGGCGGGAACCGGCAGCCGGTGCGGTTCGTCGTCGTGCGCGATCCGGAGCGCCGCGCGGCGCTGGCGGGCCTGTACCGGGCCCGCTGGCAGCTCTACCTGGCGGCGTTGCGGGAGCGTGGGCTCACCCCGCCGCCCGACACGGATCACTTCGTGCAACACCTCGGCGAGGTGCCGGTGCTCATCGTGGTCTGCGTGGAGCTGGCGGCGCTGCATCCGACCGACACCGACCTCGGCCGGCTCAGCATCGTCGGCGGGGCGTCGGTCTACCCGATCGTGCAGAACCTCTGCCTCGCGCTGCGCGGCCAGGGTGTCGCCAGCGCCCTGACCACGCTGTTGGTCGCGGACGAGCCCGCGGTGGCCGAGCTGCTCGCGATCCCGCCCGGGTACGTCACCGCGGCGCACCTGGCGGTCGGCTACCCGGAGGCGGACTTCCCGCGCCGGCTGAGCCGCCGCCCCGTCGCCGAGCTGGTCTTCGAGGACACCTTCGGACACCCGATGGGCGACAGCCAGTAGCCCGACGGGCGACGGTCAGTGGTCTGAGTGACACTCGGGAAATGACGGCACGAGAGCATGTCAGGGTCGACGTGACCGGAATCGTGCAGGGGGTCGGCTTCCGTCCCTTTCGTTCACGGGCTGGCCACCCGGCTGGGGCTGCGCGGCGAGGTCGGTAACGACAGCGAGGGCGTCCACATCGAGCTGGACGGTGACGGCGCCGACGTCGCCGCGTTCCTGACCGCGCTGCGGGAGGAGGCCCCGCCGCTCGCGGAGATCGAAACCGTGGACGTCACGGAGTGCGTCGACCACACCGACCACCACCTCGGCGGCTCGGCCGGCCCCGGTTCCGCGGAACCGGGGGGTGGCTTCCGCATCGTCGCCAGCGATCCGGCGCGCGACGGGGGCGGGCCGCGGACGCAGGTCTGCGCCGACAGCGCCACCTGCGCGGACTGCCTGCGCGAGCTGGCCGACCCGGCCGACCGGCGCTACCAGTACCCGTTCATCAACTGCACGAACTGCGGGCCGCGTTTCACGATCATCGTGGACGTCCCCTACGACCGGCCCGCCACGACGATGGCGCCGTTCCGGATGTGTTACCGCTGCCGGGCCGAGTACGAGGACCCGGCCGATCGGCGTTTCCACGCCCAGCCGGTGTGCTGCCCGGACTGCGGGCCCTCGCTGGAGTTCCGGCCGGCGCACGGCTTCTGGCTGACCCCCGACTTCCGCCTCGGGCCGGGGTTCCGCCTCGGGGCCGGGATCCGTCCCACCACCCGCCCGGGCCAGGGGCCGTCCGACAACGCCCTGAACCAGGCAGCGGCGCTGCTGCGGGCCGGCGGGATCCTGGCGGTCAAAGGCCTCGGCGGGTACCACCTGGCCGTGCTCGCCGCCGACGAGGCGGCGGTCGCCCAGCTGCGCCGCCGCAAGCGCCGCGACGGCAAGCCGTTCGCCCTGATGGCCCGGGATCTGGCCGATGTGGAGCGGCTCTGCGTCGTCGACGAGACCGCCCGCCGGCTGCTCACCGGCCGGCGCCGCCCGATCGTGCTGCTCGACCGCCGGCCCGCACCGCCCAACGCACCCGACGGTGCCGGGACGTCCTCGTGCGTCGCGCCGTCGGTGGCCCCCGGGGTCCGGACGCTCGGGATCATGCTGCCCTACACGCCGCTGCACCACCTGCTGCTCGGGCGCCTGCCCGGTCCGATCGTGCTCACCAGCGGCAACATCTCCGACGAGCCGATCCTGTTCCGTGACGACGAGGCCCTCGCCGGGCTCGGCCGGGTCGCGGACGGATTCCTCCTGCACGACCGGGCCATCCACACCCGCCTGGACGACTCGGTCACCCGGTCGGTCCGCGGCCGCGAGGCGGTGGTGCGCAGGTCCCGCGGCTATGCGCCGGAGCCGGTGCCGCTGGCCTGGGACGTCGCCCGGCCCGTGCTCGCGTGCGGAGCGGAGCTGAAGAACACCGTCTGCCTGGCGGCGGGGCGGCGCGCGTACCTGTCCGGGCACCTCGGTGACCTGGAGAACCCGGCGACCCTGCGGTCGTTCGCCGGTGCCATCGAGCATCTGGGCAGGCTGTTCGACATCCGGCCGGAGCTGGTGGCGCACGACCTGCATCCGGAGTACCTGTCCACCAAGTGGGCGCTGGAGCAGGAACTGCCCGTCGTCGGCGTCCAGCACCACCATGCGCACATCGCCTCCTGCCTGGCCGACAACGGGCAGCGGGGGCCCGTGCTGGGGGTGGCGTTCGACGGTCTGGGCTTCGGCCTCGACGGCACCCTGTGGGGTGGGGAGTTCCTGTGGGCCGACCTCACCGGCTTCACCCGGGTGGCCCACTTCGAGCCGGTGGCGCTGCCCGGCGGGGCGGCGGCGATCCGCGCACCCTGGCGGATGGCGGCTGCCTACCTGCAGGCCGCCGGGGTGGACGACGCGGAGCGGCTCGGGGTGGCGCGGCGCAACGAGGCGTGGTGGGACGCGGTGACCAGCCTGGCCCGCGCGTGCTCGGCCACCTCGCCGGCGACGCCGTCGACGCTGGCAACGCCGGACACACCGCCCACGCCGACTCCGCTGGCGCCGCGGACCAGCAGCGTGGGGCGGCTGTTCGACGCGGTCGCCGCGCTGGTCGGCGTCCGCGACACGATCCGCTACGAGGGGCAGGCCGCCATCGAGCTGGAACAGCTGGCCGCACCCGGTGACCACGGCGCCTACCCGTCCGGGGCAGGCCGGGGAGCACTGGCCCGGGGCGCACGAGTCGGGGGAGCACCGGGCACCGACGCCCTGATCCTGTCGGGTGCCGGGCTGGTCCGGGACGTCGTGGCGGACCTGCGCGCCGGGACCACCTCGGAGGTCATCGCGGCGCGTTTCCACACCACCCTGGCCAGGCTCACCGTCGACACCTGTGTGGCGCTGCGGGAGCGGCTGTTCGGAACGGAGCCCGGCACCGTGGCCCTGTCGGGCGGCGTGTTCGCCAACGTGCGGCTCGCCGGGGAGATCGAGGACGGCCTGGCCCGATCGGGCTTCACCGTGCTGACCCATGCGCGGGTGCCCTGCAACGACGGCGGGATCAGCCTCGGTCAGGCGGCCGTCGCCAGTGCGCGCAGCCAGGAGAACCAGTCGGAAAGCCCGGCCCCGTCGTTCGCGGACACCGCCAGCACCCGGACGGACGGGTTGACCTGCCGCACCGCGTCGGTGAACTGATCCCCGTCGAAGGCCAGCCAGGGCAGCAGATCGACCTTGGTCAGCAGGATCAGATCCGCGGCCCGGTACATGTGCGGGTACTTGGTCGGTTTGTCCTCGCCCTCGGTGACCGAGGTGAGCACCACCCGGGCCGTCTCACCGAGATCGAACAGTCCGGGGCAGACCAGGTTCCCCACGTTCTCGATGAGCACCACGGAGCCCCGGTGCGGATCGAGGGCGCCGCGCCGCGGGTCGAGACGGCCGGGGCCGGGCAGCGGGTCGAGCTCGCGCAGCGCCCGGCCGACGGAAGCGGCGTCCAGATGGCAGCCGGTGCCCGTGTTCACCTGGACCGCCGGCGCTCCGGTCGCGCGGATGCGCTCGGCGTCCAGCCGTGTCTCCTGGTCGCCTTCGATCACCGCGCACTCGACGGCCCCGGTGAGACCGGGGATCGTGTGCTCCAGCAGCGTCGTCTTCCCCGAGCCCGGAGAGCTCATCAGGTTGACGGCGGCTGTCCGCCGCGCCGCCAGCCAGGCCCGGTTCTCCCGGGCGGTCTCGTCGTTTCGGGCCAGCACGTCCAGCTCCAGCCGCAGCATCCGCGTCGCGGCGCCGGCGCCGGGGCCGGTCTCGTGTGCCGACTCGTCGGTGCGGTCACACCCGCAGGTGCCACACATCAGCCCACCTCCTCATCGGCCACCTCGACCTCATCGGCCACCTCGACCTCATCGGCCGCCTCGACGTCCGCCACCTCGACCGCGACGATCCGGACCTGCTCACCGCCGGTCAGGTCGATCTCGTGGCTGCCGCACCGGCACGGCGTGAGCAGGTCGGGCAGGTCGACGTCGCGCCCGCATCGTCGGCAGTGACCCCGCCCGACCGGCTCGGTGAGCTCCAGCCGCGCGCCGGCCAGCGGTGTGCCGGCGGCGACCAGATCGAAGCAGAACCGCACCGGCTCGGTCATCACCCCGGACAATCGGCCGATCTCCAGCGCCACCCTGGTGACCCGGACGTCCGCGGGCAGCCGGTCGACGACCATGTCGACCAGGCCGACGGTGACGGAGAGCTCGTGCACCGCGCGACCGCCCGGTCAGCAGATCCGCGGCAGCGGGTCGCCCACCAGCAGGTCGACGATGCGGGTGCCGCCGAACGCCGTGTTGAGCAGCACCGTTCCCGGCGGGTCGTCGACGATCCGGCCGATCACCGTGCTCTGCGCGCCGAGCGGGTCCGCACGCAGGGCCGCGAGCGCGGCGTCGACCGCCTCCGGGGCGACGATCACCACCATCCTGCCCTCGCACGCGACGTACAGCGGGTCGAGCCCGAGCAGCTCGCAGGCACCGCGCACCTCGGTGCGGACGGGCACCGCGGCCTCGTCGACGACGACCCCGACACCGGACGCCTTCGCGACCTCGTTGAGGATCGTCGCGACGCCACCGCGGGTCGCGTCCCGCATCGCCCGCACGCCGCCACCTGCTGCGCCGCCACCTGCTGCGCCGCCGCCCGGTGCGCCGCCACCGTCCCGCGTGCCGTCACCGCCCTGCGCGTTGACGGCTGCCAGCAGGCGTGCGGTGAGGGCTGACAGCGGGGCGGTGTCGGAGCGGAGGTCGGCGCTGAGGTCAAGCTCCCCGCGGGCCAGCAGCACCGTGATCCCGTGGTCGCCGATCGGCCCCGTGACCACGACGACATCCCCCGGCCGGGCCAGTGACGCCCCGAGGTGCAGCCCCGGATCGACCAGTCCGACGCCCGTTGTGGTGATGTAGCAGCCGTCGGCCCGGCCACGCTGGACGACCTTCGTGTCCCCGGTGACGATCGACACGCCCGCGCGCGTCGCCGCCTCGGCCATCGACGCCACGATCCGGCGCAGGTCCGCGATGTCCATGCCCTCCTCGAGGATGACCGCGCAGGCCAGGTGCAACGGGCGGGCCCCGGCCACCGCCAGGTCGTTGACCGTGCCGTTCACCGCGAGATCCCCGATGTTGCCGCCGGGGAAGAACAGCGGCGTGACGACGAACGAGTCCGTCGTCAGGGCGAGGCGCTCGGTGCCGGCGGCGAACACCGCCGCGTCCTCCAGCGGTTCGAGCAGCGGGTTGCGCAGTGCCTCAAGGAAGACCGCGTCGACCAGGGTCGCCGTGGCCTTGCCGCCGGCGCCGTGCGCCGAGGTGATGTGGGTGTCGCGCAGCTTGGGGCGCCGGCGCCGAGCGGCCTCGACCCGGTCGAGGACTCCGGACGCGCCCCGGTCTACCGCCGTCATACCCGGGCCACCGCCTTCCTGGGGTCATCCTTCCTGGGGTGATCGGAGCCGACGTCATCCCCACACTGGGGGGTGGTGCCGCGGTGGCGCAGGCGCCCGAAGTTGTAGTAGGCCGCGCAGGCCCCTTCGGGGGAGACCATGCATGCCCCGATCGGGGTCTCCGGGGTGCAGCCGGTGCCGAAGACCCGGCATTCCCACGGCTTGATCACACCGGTCAGGACCTCGCCGCACTGGCAGGCCTTCGGGTCGGCGACCCGGGCACCTGGTGGCGCGAAGATCCGCTCGGCGTCGAAGGCCGCGAACCGCTCCCGTACCTGCATGGCCGACCAGGGAATGCGTCCCAGCCCGCGCCACTCGAAGTCCGGCCGCGGTTCGAGGACCTCGTCGATGGCGGCGAGCGCCACCGGGTTGCCCTCGGCCGCGACCACCCGGGTGTACTGGTTCTCGACCTCGCACCGACCGTCGCGGAGCTGACGGAGCAGCTGGTAGATGGACTGCAGGATGTCCAGCGGCTCGAAGCCGGAGACGACCAGCGGCTTGCCGTAGTCGCGCGGGATGAACTCGTACGGCCGGCAGCCGATGACCGTCGAGACGTGCCCGGGGCCGACGAATCCGTCCAGGCGCACGTCGGGGGAGTCGAGGATCGCCCGCAGAGCCGGCACGATCGTGATGTGGTTGCAGAAGACGGAGAAGTTCTCCAGGCCTTCCGCGGCCGCCCGCAGCACCGTCAGCGCGGTGGACGGTGTCGTCGTCTCGAAGCCGATCGCCATGAACACGACCCGCCGGTCCGGGTTCGCCCGCGCGATCTTCAGCGAGTCGAGCGGGGAGTAGACCATCCGGATGTCGGTGCCCTCGGCGTTCGCGTCGAAGAACGAGCCGTGACTGCCCGGAACCCGCATCATGTCGCCGAACGACGTCATGATGACGCCGTCCTGACGGGCGATGTGCATGGCATCGTCGACCCGGCCCATCGGGATGACACACACCGGGCAGCCCGGGCCATGCACCAGGCTGACCTCCGGCGGGAGATGGTCCTCCAGACCGTGTTTGTAGATCGTGTGGGTATGCCCGCCGCACACCTCCATGAAGGCGTAGGCCTGCCCGGGCTCGCACAGGTCGGCCATCCGGGCCGACAGCGCCCGCGCGGTGTCGGCGTCTCGGTACTCGTCGACGAAGCGCATCAGCTTCCCCTCCTTCCTCGCTGGTCGGCCGACGTTCAGTGCGCCTGAGAAGGCTCAGTCGATGGCCGATGCGCGCAGCGCCGCCAGCTCGTCGTCGTAGGCCCGCCCGATGCCGGTGAGGAACTCCAGCGCCGCCCGGGCCTCGGCCTCGTCGATCAGGGACAACGCGAAGCCGACATGGATGAGGACCCAGTCACCCGGCCGGGGCGGGGTGGCGTCGAGCAGGCCGATGTTGATCGCCCGCCGCACGCCGCTGACATCCACCGTCGCGATGTCCGGGCGGTCCGGGCGGATCTCCACGACCTCGCCTGGGATGCCAAGGCACATGCCGGATCACATCCGGCTGAAATCTAGGTAGCGCCGCAGGTCAGGGGTCACTGTGACGGCCACGGCGCCGAGGCCGGCCGTCGCGGCGGCGAGCAGTATCCAGTGCGACATGATCAGCTCCTTCGCGAGTTCGAGTTCGAGTTCGAGTGCGAGTACGAATGCGCGGGTGTTTCCGGGGCCTCCTCCGACGCCGCCACATCCTCGACCACGGAGCGGACGAGCCGGGCCGCGGGCTCCACGGCGGCTGCCACCTGCGCGGACAGCCCGATCTGGGGATGCACGATGGCCGGTTCGCAGCCGACCAACAGGGCGCGGTCGAGGTGGCCGCCGAGCGTGGCGACCAGGTCGAGGACGGCGTCCGGCCGCATCCCGTGCGCGTCGAAGCCGACCGGTTCCCGCGCGCCGCCCAGATCCAGCAGCGAGACCGTCCCCGGCGGGTGCCCGCGCCCGAGCGCGTCGACGAGCACCACAGCTCCGTA
Encoded here:
- the hypF gene encoding carbamoyltransferase HypF, whose product is MRGEVGNDSEGVHIELDGDGADVAAFLTALREEAPPLAEIETVDVTECVDHTDHHLGGSAGPGSAEPGGGFRIVASDPARDGGGPRTQVCADSATCADCLRELADPADRRYQYPFINCTNCGPRFTIIVDVPYDRPATTMAPFRMCYRCRAEYEDPADRRFHAQPVCCPDCGPSLEFRPAHGFWLTPDFRLGPGFRLGAGIRPTTRPGQGPSDNALNQAAALLRAGGILAVKGLGGYHLAVLAADEAAVAQLRRRKRRDGKPFALMARDLADVERLCVVDETARRLLTGRRRPIVLLDRRPAPPNAPDGAGTSSCVAPSVAPGVRTLGIMLPYTPLHHLLLGRLPGPIVLTSGNISDEPILFRDDEALAGLGRVADGFLLHDRAIHTRLDDSVTRSVRGREAVVRRSRGYAPEPVPLAWDVARPVLACGAELKNTVCLAAGRRAYLSGHLGDLENPATLRSFAGAIEHLGRLFDIRPELVAHDLHPEYLSTKWALEQELPVVGVQHHHAHIASCLADNGQRGPVLGVAFDGLGFGLDGTLWGGEFLWADLTGFTRVAHFEPVALPGGAAAIRAPWRMAAAYLQAAGVDDAERLGVARRNEAWWDAVTSLARACSATSPATPSTLATPDTPPTPTPLAPRTSSVGRLFDAVAALVGVRDTIRYEGQAAIELEQLAAPGDHGAYPSGAGRGALARGARVGGAPGTDALILSGAGLVRDVVADLRAGTTSEVIAARFHTTLARLTVDTCVALRERLFGTEPGTVALSGGVFANVRLAGEIEDGLARSGFTVLTHARVPCNDGGISLGQAAVASARSQENQSESPAPSFADTASTRTDGLTCRTASVN
- a CDS encoding hydrogenase maturation nickel metallochaperone HypA/HybF, whose product is MHELSVTVGLVDMVVDRLPADVRVTRVALEIGRLSGVMTEPVRFCFDLVAAGTPLAGARLELTEPVGRGHCRRCGRDVDLPDLLTPCRCGSHEIDLTGGEQVRIVAVEVADVEAADEVEVADEVEVADEEVG
- the hypE gene encoding hydrogenase expression/formation protein HypE, coding for MTAVDRGASGVLDRVEAARRRRPKLRDTHITSAHGAGGKATATLVDAVFLEALRNPLLEPLEDAAVFAAGTERLALTTDSFVVTPLFFPGGNIGDLAVNGTVNDLAVAGARPLHLACAVILEEGMDIADLRRIVASMAEAATRAGVSIVTGDTKVVQRGRADGCYITTTGVGLVDPGLHLGASLARPGDVVVVTGPIGDHGITVLLARGELDLSADLRSDTAPLSALTARLLAAVNAQGGDGTRDGGGAPGGGAAGGGAAGGGVRAMRDATRGGVATILNEVAKASGVGVVVDEAAVPVRTEVRGACELLGLDPLYVACEGRMVVIVAPEAVDAALAALRADPLGAQSTVIGRIVDDPPGTVLLNTAFGGTRIVDLLVGDPLPRIC
- the hypD gene encoding hydrogenase formation protein HypD — encoded protein: MRFVDEYRDADTARALSARMADLCEPGQAYAFMEVCGGHTHTIYKHGLEDHLPPEVSLVHGPGCPVCVIPMGRVDDAMHIARQDGVIMTSFGDMMRVPGSHGSFFDANAEGTDIRMVYSPLDSLKIARANPDRRVVFMAIGFETTTPSTALTVLRAAAEGLENFSVFCNHITIVPALRAILDSPDVRLDGFVGPGHVSTVIGCRPYEFIPRDYGKPLVVSGFEPLDILQSIYQLLRQLRDGRCEVENQYTRVVAAEGNPVALAAIDEVLEPRPDFEWRGLGRIPWSAMQVRERFAAFDAERIFAPPGARVADPKACQCGEVLTGVIKPWECRVFGTGCTPETPIGACMVSPEGACAAYYNFGRLRHRGTTPQCGDDVGSDHPRKDDPRKAVARV
- a CDS encoding HypC/HybG/HupF family hydrogenase formation chaperone; protein product: MCLGIPGEVVEIRPDRPDIATVDVSGVRRAINIGLLDATPPRPGDWVLIHVGFALSLIDEAEARAALEFLTGIGRAYDDELAALRASAID
- a CDS encoding DUF6893 family small protein; this translates as MSHWILLAAATAGLGAVAVTVTPDLRRYLDFSRM
- a CDS encoding hydrogenase maturation protease, with amino-acid sequence MNPPTLVAGVGNVLLADDGFGVEVVRRLLDVGPPPGVTVADYGISGMQLALDLCSGYGAVVLVDALGRGHPPGTVSLLDLGGAREPVGFDAHGMRPDAVLDLVATLGGHLDRALLVGCEPAIVHPQIGLSAQVAAAVEPAARLVRSVVEDVAASEEAPETPAHSYSHSNSNSNSRRS